A window of Rhododendron vialii isolate Sample 1 chromosome 11a, ASM3025357v1 genomic DNA:
agagagagagtgtgtatgTATTggaggagagggaaaaaaaaggtcaCCAGAACCAGTGGTTAGTCGGTTAgggtatggagagagagaatagtttagatggagatggagagggagagggatagATTACCTGTGATTGAGAGGGGAGAGGAGAATATagtccttttaagttttaatccaACCATTGATTTTAATGGTTGAgatggagtgttttttttttgaaattgtgtgGGTGGAACTGGcctctatatatatgtatgaacCAAGAGATTATCCGATTTATGGATGAGGGGGTTCATCACAAACGGTTTAGAGACAGAAGGGTGTCACTTGGGTAACGGAGATTAGTTGAGGGGGAATGTATGGGCGCTTTTAAATGTGGGGGggtttttgtgagaaaaagtgatagttgatgGGGTATTTATGTAGTTTCACCCTCTCTTTTTTATCCTAATGTAAATACCTCATCACACATCTAGAACTACTCCAGAGAAATCTAAACCCATAACCTGCCCCTAACGTATGTCAGAGGAGTGATTGGAACTCACAAGGGTCATGAGTGTTCAACTACCTGACATGGGACAGGCACAACTTCATTTCTTTTGGCCTATGGGTCAAGAATGTAGCTTATGAAAGCATATACAACGACTATCCAAAATGCTACAATTGATTTGTAGACAACCCCCAAACTCTCTATTCAACAAGGTCCAACAAGCTCTATTTTTCGCCCTGTTGAAAgcaattattttctctttattcGATTTGAATTCAACATATAAAACCTTGTTTAGCTGCTATAGCAGTCCTATTTTCACTATAAGTTTTTCCTTGTAGTTTTTTGTGGGGGTGAAGTTAATATATTCCAACAGTCATGTTTTGAGATGGCTATTTATCTTTTAGAAGCCTAAGACTTCCTTTTTCAGATGAATATGAGTGGACAATTATGTTAACTTATTTATGGGAGAAACAATTGTGCACCAGATAtttagagaattttttttgctttgcttGGGTTAAAAAGTGCACATTCAATGTGTATGCAACCCTTCTAGTCATCAATAAGCATGGGAAAGGGGAACCATTTTGTTCAACATTGGAAAAGTCACAAGGATAGCAAAATAAACTCATCCGTTAGAGGCATCCAAAGTTATTGACAATTAATACTCATCGCCACTGCCATACCCCAAAAACACCAAGCAATTTAGGCTGCTATTAGTTTAGTTCATACCAATTCCTGCATGGTTGATCGCACATTTATGTACATGAACCAATCAACCGACAAACAACTTTCAAACCTTTTCCATCAATTTGGAGATCTCTGTTTAGGTAATGGATTGCCATCACTGGTGCATGTGTTTCATGCGGTTAGTTTTTCCTTGATTGAATGTTACCAAGTCCTTGAACTTTTTCAGGAGTTGATAGTGTTGGGACAATTTCTGCATCTCTCGTGACCTATGTCTCCATCCAAGCATTACAACCAGACCTTGTCATAAATGCCGGCACTGCTGGTGGCTTTAAGGTATAGTATGTGTGTCCAATATTGGTTTTACTTGTTGCTTTCCTTAGTTTTAAGATTGGAGAATGCAGTGCTGGTGAAAATTGATTGTGTAGACTTGAGATTTAGGAGCACACAACCTGGTGTGGTAACCAAGGTAAGGCTGCAAGGTGAGGCTCAAGCGGATCTCTAATCGCCATAAGAAATTTAGCAATCCTAGGCTTTCTTTTATAGTTCATGTATATATCGAGCCATTTGCAACTCAAGAATTCTTAAGCGCCAACTTATTCCAATATTTAGTCATCTGATTGTAAAATCCATGAATCGGCTTAGCTTCTGCGTTGCCGAATTGTCATTTCCAACTCACACATCCCATACATTCTTTATTCTGTCATATTTAGAGATGTTTATAACGAAAGCCGGTTTTACAGAGTTGTAAAACAAAGTATCTGTGCTTTTTCCTTGAACCTATCACATGAGCTCGCTTTCCTTTACCCAGTATAAAACCCTTCTTGTCGTTGGACCCATAGTTGTAGTCATTGCCATTCAATAGGATGCTAAGAGCTTGTAATTTATTCTCAACTGTGGTGAAGCTGTTAATCGGATGTTAAGCTGATTTTGGTCTTATCCATTTGACTAAGTGAAAAGATTCTTTATTGGTCGGTCGGGTGAAAGCACTGGATTCTGTATCAGGTCAATTAAAGTGGCGCTTGGAACAGGGCAAATTGGTGAAGCAGTTATCTAAAGGAGAAGGGGTATGAATTGTGAAGTGATTGGCTGTGGTCTAAGGTTATCACAATGAATGGCGAATAACCACACCACAAACCCACAACCACAgcaccacaccccccccccccacacacacacacacgcgcaGACTCTTGGCTGCCAACGACAGCTTTTTCCGGTCAACAGCAATGAGCTTTTTGCTGAACAGCTGGTGGCTGCTTTGATATACCATGTTAATGGAGCATAAGTCTCTCCCTACTTGCATTTAGGGTAAAAGCCTAAGTTCAGAAATAGATGGAGATTAGGGAACTAAAAGTTCGAACTCTCACAATGTATTTTGATTGCTATGTTTGTTCTCTTGCGATGAGAAATTTGTTTGATCTCGTACTAAGTTTATTAGTAATGACTagttttctctctctgtctcattCATTCATTTGGACCATCGTTGTACCTGGTAAAGACAAATGCTTCTGGTAAGTTATAGTATTTATGTGGATAATGGACCTCGGGAAGACGTGAAGTTTTATTTcaccttgaaatttttttcccacttcATATGTTTTCTTAATGAAAGTTTACTGCAAAAATAAACGAGACTGCTGTTGCAGAATTTATAGAACTGCACTTCATATACCGTTGATTCATTTATCCATATCACACAGCAAATGCAGGATCATGCATGACTCCTTGCTTTAATCTGTAATTCCATGTTGCTGTTTCCAGGCCAAAGGAGCTACTGTAGGTGATACTTTTCTCGTGTCGCATGTTGCCTTCCGTGATAGAAGGATACCTATTCCAGTAAGTTATCTTTAAATTAATTTGGTAGCTTTATAACTGTCAGATTCAAAAGAAAATCTACTCAAGTCAATGGGTTTCTAAGAGATGATCATCAGCTTTATGGTGCATATTTTGCAGCATTCAATTGACATAGTTGTTAAAACACCATTTCTTCGTTTCCCAAATAATACGGTTTTCTACAAGGAGACAATAAAATCCAGAAATTGACCAAGCTCCGAATACTCTCATGCAAAAGCTGTTGCAATTAGTATCTTTCCGAATCTCTCCAAGGCCCATGTAATCCTGGATGTAGCAGGGAAATGGTATTTAAAGTGTTCAATTAAATCTTCAAACCAGATGTATCGAAAGTGTTCAATTAAAGCTTCTTTTGCCATACTTTTAGTAGAATTGTGTCCTCGGTCATCTTCTCTCTCGTTTCTTCTGCAGGTTTTTGATTTGTATGGCATCGGGTTACGGCAAGCTTTCTCAACACCCAATCTCTTGAGGACGCTTAACCTAAAGGTGCTTATTGTGCATTAAAGTGGTTGGATAACAATTATTCACATGAACCCATGCTTGCGCCCTATTCAAATTACGTTTGAATGATTTTGAGCAGTTGTGGCACTATATCAAATGTGTTACGAGTATTAAATTTCCCTGTGGTTCTGTCACTCTGAAAAGCCTCCAAGTTACATGGCTTACCGTTTCTTGACAGTGAAATTGTATGATATAGGCACCGAAAGGGGGCAGAAACCCTGTATGTACTGAGTCCCATCAAGGGCTGCAGGatattcaaatttgagtttcatgtttttttcatgttctttttgtctttttgtgcaagtttttgtttttttccaaattttttcttttacttttacctTTTTGGCTACGCCAGAAAAAACCTTAGGAAGCTGTGCCCAGGCAACTCTTGAGGAATGCAGAATTCTGTCAAACACTCCACGAAAGCATCTAAACTAATAAGGAACGGATCCCTTATGCAAACACAAAGAGACATGAGAAATCCCTTTCTGCACAATAAGGAATTCTCTTCATTCTCAAACAATCACTCATTCTTTTTGCCTGCATATGCCGAAATGATAGAAAAGGCTGGTGTCCAACTTTCCCAAGTCTTCCTGCATGTGCCTTTTGGGCACCCTCTTGTCCAATATCTAAGAAGATACTTAATCATACAGGCATCTCCCAAATAACACCAAAGAGTTATAAAAGTTCGGACAAGGTTTCCAGCTAGGAAAGGTTAGGGCCAGTTCAGTTGCCTGAGCCAATGCAGGCAGTCTGACTGTCTGATTCAACCAGGGCAGTCCAAGTTCCGACAGCCTAATCTACTCCAGCGTTCAACAATTTTGTTTCCAAGTAGAATCTTTAATGTTGAAGGGGTTCTGTTTATTGGTTTTTTCAGGTGAAGTGGATGACCCTTCCAACAGAAACTTTTATAGTAGATGTTTTAGTGGTAAGCTGAGTCAATACCGACACTTGCAATTTGTAGCTATCCAAGTTGTCTTATACAGGAAATGAGCAAATAGGAGTCCATGCTATCCGAAGAGAAAAACGACTCTATAGTCTATTCATAGTTCTTTATTCTTGAATCGAGGTGTTGGTCTATCTCAGCAATTCAAGAGACATCGGCACAAATGTTTGTTCGTAAGTAATTGTGACCAACCAAAAACTCTAAAAGGGAAACAATGGTACATACACCGGAAATTGTGGATAAATCCTGTCATATGCAGAATGCTTCTATTATAAACTGATCTGTACCTTTCAAGTGCTCATTAATTATAGGCTTATAGCTATGTCATTACTGAAGCGGTGAAGCCTAGTTAAGAAGTTAGATTGTGTAATCTGTGGTCATGTCGAATCCTATTTTAAGAATGTTTGATTTTTATACACTACGCATTTGTGTCTATGAAATAGGTATACACTTGAAAGCGCTACATATTCTCATTTCTTGTAGTCTTCCATGTGCGTATTTTCTGTCTCCAAAGGACATTCTTGGTATTCGAAAGCTGCGTCATAGGGATACTGGGCATATGAAAATGAGGAAGCATGGACGTGCTCATGGAAATATTATTACAACATCGCTATTATTAGGAAAAGAGGAAATTAGATTCTCCTTGGGTCTTAGTGCTGTATGGGGCCAAAGGCTAACGagttactctctttttttggacCAGCCTGATGAGTTACTTgatcaacttcttttttttccctttaattgTTTACGAAGCATGTTGTTCGACGTTTTAGCTTAATGGTTGTATTCATTTGGCTTGTCTTGAAGATTATAATATGAAACTTGATATTTAATTGCTTCTGGAACCTCGCTTCTGTCAAAGTTTCATCTATAGCTTTTGTTTTGTTCAGGTTGGGAAATTGTCTACCAGTGACTCTTTCGAGGCCCCACAGGAGAAGGCATCAATTATTAAAAATGAAGCAACACTAGAAGATATGGAGGTAAATAATCAATTATGTCTGCTCTCATTTACTTAATATTGGaataatcattttctttttaatttcaactCTGTTTCTTAATCCCACTATTTGAAGTCGgcgtttttttttgttttttatgtttttgtttcaaCCCTTCATTTTTGCTTTATCATAGTGGAAAGGCAGGGTACTGATTACTCTTCTTTCTATCTTTTCAAGAAGGTAGGATATGGATTAAATAATTGGCAGCGTTTAGTAATAGGTAAGAGTTGAATAACAGGAGTTTCAGTAGAGGGTTAAGACGAGatgtggagaagaagaagaaagacagTTGCACAGAAGAGGTTTAAGACTTCAACCTTAAGTCCATTGCATAAATTTGCAATTGTGCTTTACAAGATTAAAACATGTGCACTCAGTCTTACATAAAGCAAACAAGCTATATAAGATTTTCGCTCTGGTTCTGGCATTTCCCCACGAGCTAGAATACAGAGATCAAACATGCCAGCTTGACCAATAATAGTTAACCAGCTAATGTCTTTGTGAAAATATCATCGAGCAAATCATTCAATGTACAAGGAGTGACCAATTGTTTCTTCATTGACAATTCTCAAATAAATCGACAATGCATCTTGGTATCTTTGAGTGCTCATGAAAAACAGGATTGTTAGCTGCTTAATAGTCAAAATCCTGATTCAGCTATCACTTGTGTTATTGCAGTAACATTTTACTTCTTACTCTGCACATAATAAGATTGTCGCCAGCAAAATTACAATAACTAGACGTGGAATGTCTTATCGGTTCGACCACCAGCCAAGTTAGCATTACTAAAGCCAGTTAGAACAAAATAGATGGACAATATAGTATGCTTAGCCAGGAGCGCTCTTCTCAAAACACTAAGTACAGCATAGTACAACAAAATAAGGTTGACAAGGAGCATGAATATGCTGGCTAACCACTTCAACACCATAAGAAGTATGAAGACGAGTTTTGGGCTATTAGTAAGGACCGACATTAGGAAAGAGTTCCCCTGGCTGACTAGTCAAATTCCTGAGAGTACCAACTGGTTTAAGAACCCAAAAGTTCCTTCTCGGACCAGATATCAAGCGCATATTTCTTAGTAAGATAAAGCAATGGCCCGAGAAGAATGAGCAACTCACATCTGTTACTCTGTTGTAGAAAACTATGAACCCAGGTCAGATCAACAATCCTACATCAACTGGTGCCCTACGCATTTATTTCAACTGTTAGTTGCTAAACTCCATCGCATCATGGTTTTTCCCGCCTGTCTGCATCACTCTTTATTGTTAGAGCTCTTGATATGAACcgatgaaaattttgtgttaGCTGCCATCACTGTTGCTCTCTCCCAGAACCTGCTGTGTGGGTAGCTACCGTAGCTTGCGTACTAGTTACAATGTGCATCGCCTTTGAGTACAAGCATGAAGCATCTTCCGGAGTACTCTCGAGGCTCTAGAGCAATAGAGATTTGCTACACCAGTTGTAAATGGGTGTCATTTTGCCGGTTTTTTGTATACATTTCGGCAAGCAATTTCATGTATAAATGTTTTGCGTTGCAGGGAGCAGCTGTTGCCTATGTAGCAGATCTTTTGAAAGTCCCTGCGGTATTCATTAAAGCTGTAACCAATATTGTGGATGGTGATAAACCAACTATTGTGGAATATAGCCAGAATTTGACGGCGGTGACTGCTACACTTGGCCAAGCAGTCGCAGAAGTTGTTGATTTCATCAATGGTAAGTGCCTCTCCGAACTTTGATGTCTTTTATGTACACTCCTTCTCCCAGGTGTAGGATATATGCATGAGAAACGTTGTCGATTAACATGGTTTTATTTGGAGGTAGTATCTCTTCCCATGTGAAATGGTAAAACCGTAGCTCCCTTTGAGCTTATTTTGTTTTGGTGATTAGAAAAGACAAAACCAGTTTTGTATTGATCGCATCTATATGCCTTCATTGTAACGAACATTGGAGACAAATTGTTTATTCAACTAGTAAGGATTCTCTTGTGTGACGATCACCCATGTGAGTAAAATGACCAAAGTAAAGATTAATCATGACCACATTTGACATCTCaagttcaattctttttttctttttctttttttgaatttctagtTGAAAACGTGTGGAGGGGTAGGATGATTTTAAGGAAAACAAACTAGGCGTCACACAAATTATGGTAGTTATACATAATTCTCAACCAATTGAAATTGAGAAAgaagcaaaaaggaaaaattgagtAATTGGCCTATTTCTAACATGTATTAGCTGAAGTTTgtaaacaaattaaagaaacaGAGAACATAAGACTCATTGAGTGAAAGTTATTTGGAAATCGAATCATGATCCTCGAGTATTTTAGTCAACTCTCAAGAGTCGGTGGAGTGTAACCAATTACTGTAGTCCATTAAGACAGttttaaaagaaggaaaattctaGTGACATACAAGTAGGACACGTATGTTCTACTGAGATGCCAGAACTTTCTCATGCCAAATCTTTTGTCCGATCCGGGTCAATCCATGCCAAATCTCGTGTAAAAAATGCCAACTCTTGAATATTGGGATTGGGAGTTGCAGTAGTGTGGCAGCTGCACTACACGGTGTAGTGCGGTAAATTCCGATCGTCCAACTTAATATGAAGGAttcggatttaatccgaactcTTACAAATTCAAACCGTCTATAATTGACCGCACTATGTGTGTAGTGCGGAGGGTTCACTACAGAACCCCCGGAACTTAAATATTGGATACTtcaatttgtttc
This region includes:
- the LOC131308022 gene encoding 5'-methylthioadenosine nucleosidase-like isoform X4, whose amino-acid sequence is MEKITMVSETEKHPISTILIVVAMQTEVLPIVNQLQLKEDLNSMFPKGVPWVRYHGTYKELDISIVWPGKDTVLGVDSVGTISASLVTYVSIQALQPDLVINAGTAGGFKAKGATVGDTFLVSHVAFRDRRIPIPVFDLYGIGLRQAFSTPNLLRTLNLKVGKLSTSDSFEAPQEKASIIKNEATLEDMEGAAVAYVADLLKVPAVFIKAVTNIVDGDKPTIVEYSQNLTAVTATLGQAVAEVVDFINGKCLSEL
- the LOC131308022 gene encoding 5'-methylthioadenosine/S-adenosylhomocysteine nucleosidase-like isoform X2, with protein sequence MEKITMVSETEKHPISTILIVVAMQTEVLPIVNQLQLKEDLNSMFPKGVPWVRYHGTYKELDISIVWPGKDTVLGVDSVGTISASLVTYVSIQALQPDLVINAGTAGGFKAKGATVGDTFLVSHVAFRDRRIPIPVFDLYGIGLRQAFSTPNLLRTLNLKVKWMTLPTETFIVDVLVVGKLSTSDSFEAPQEKASIIKNEATLEDMEGAAVAYVADLLKVPAVFIKAVTNIVDGDKPTIVEYSQNLTAVTATLGQAVAEVVDFINGKCLSEL
- the LOC131308022 gene encoding 5'-methylthioadenosine/S-adenosylhomocysteine nucleosidase-like isoform X1 — translated: MDTVPHFICNFHLLWIWVLSFLIQSRSIGSKLRVANKVVVSSTACSTLADLNSMFPKGVPWVRYHGTYKELDISIVWPGKDTVLGVDSVGTISASLVTYVSIQALQPDLVINAGTAGGFKAKGATVGDTFLVSHVAFRDRRIPIPVFDLYGIGLRQAFSTPNLLRTLNLKVKWMTLPTETFIVDVLVVGKLSTSDSFEAPQEKASIIKNEATLEDMEGAAVAYVADLLKVPAVFIKAVTNIVDGDKPTIVEYSQNLTAVTATLGQAVAEVVDFINGKCLSEL
- the LOC131308022 gene encoding 5'-methylthioadenosine/S-adenosylhomocysteine nucleosidase-like isoform X3, which produces MDTVPHFICNFHLLWIWVLSFLIQSRSIGSKLRVANKVVVSSTACSTLADLNSMFPKGVPWVRYHGTYKELDISIVWPGKDTVLGVDSVGTISASLVTYVSIQALQPDLVINAGTAGGFKAKGATVGDTFLVSHVAFRDRRIPIPVFDLYGIGLRQAFSTPNLLRTLNLKVGKLSTSDSFEAPQEKASIIKNEATLEDMEGAAVAYVADLLKVPAVFIKAVTNIVDGDKPTIVEYSQNLTAVTATLGQAVAEVVDFINGKCLSEL